In Mesorhizobium sp. J428, the genomic window TTCAGCGCGAGGCGGGAGATGAGCGGCGGCGTGGCGGCGGCGGCGAAGGCGTCGACCGCGGCGGCAAGCGCGGGCTCGCTCTCGCCGGGCGCCAGCCGGAACGGCGCCTTCAGCGTCGCATGGAAGCCGTATCGCCGGGCCGACGCGGTGTGATAGGCGACCTCGCCGGCGGACAGCGGCCCAGACGCGATCGGCGCCGACTTCTCGCCGGTGAATGCATCGCGGCCGAGCCAGGTGGCGGCTTTTACCGCCAGCTCGCTCTGTTCGGGCGGACTGTAGTAGATCGCATAACGCATCGCTCTTCCTCGCCTGGGCGGTGGGAATAGGTGATTTCCATGACAGTTTGACGAAGCGGAAGGCCTGCGCGGACATAAATCGGCTAAAAGAAGAAACGCGCGCGCCGGTGCGGCGGACCAACACGGCGAAGTGACTTTTCCGGTCGCGATGTGCGTTGACGCTTCCGTGGCGCGGCGGCACAACCGGGCATCTTTTCCGGGAGATCGCCGTGAAGTTCCTGCTTGCCGCCGCCATGTCTCTGCTCGCCCTGTCGGGCGCGGCGCGCGCGGCCGATCCCGATCCGTCCGACTGGGCCAAGGTACTGGCCGAAGCGAAGGGCGAGACGGTCTACTGGAACGCCTGGGGCGGGGCGGAGAACATCAACGCCTATATCGAGTGGGCCGGCGACGAGGTCGAGAAGCGCTACGGCGTCAAGCTCGTGCACGTGAAGCTGGACGACACCGCCAAGGCAGTCGGCACCGTCGTCGCCGAGAAGGCGGCGGGCAGGAGCGAGGGCGGTGCGGTCGACCTGATCTGGATCAACGGCGAGAACTTCGCTTCGATGAAGCGCGAGGGCCTGCTGATGTCGCCGGGCTGGGCGGAGGAGCTGCCCAACTGGCGCTATGTCGACATCGACAACAAGCCGACCATCCGCACCGACTTCACCATTCCGGTCGAGGGGCTGGAAAGCCCATGGGGGATGGCGAAGCTGGTGTTCTTCCACGACTCGGCCCGCACCGACGCCGCCACGATGCCGAAGTCGGCCGACGGGCTGCTGGAATGGGCCAAGGCCCATCCCGGCCGCTTCACCTATCCGCAGCCGCCCGACTTCGTCGGCTCGTCCTTCCTCAAGCAGGTGCTGGCCGAGAAGATCGCCGACAAGGCCCTGCTGCAGAAGCCGGTGGACGAGGCGAATTTCGCCGAGGTGACCAAGCCGCTGTTCGACTATCTCGATGCGCTGAACCCGTTGCTGTGGCGCTCGGGCAAGGCGTTTCCGCAGAACTATCCGGCGATGAAGCAGCTGCTGGCCGACTACGAGGTCGACATCATCTTCGCCTTCAATCCGTCCGAGGCTTCGAGCGCGGTCGCGTCGGGCGAGCTGCCGGATACGGTGCGCTCGTTCACGTTCCCTAGGGGGACGCTGGCCAACACGCATTTCGTTGCGATCCCGTTCAACGCCAATGCCAAGGCGGGCGCGCTGGTGCTGGCCGATTTCCTGATCTCGCCGGAAGCGCAGGCGCGCAAGCAGGACCCGACGGTGTGGGGTGACCCGACGGTGCTGGCGGTGGACAAGCTGCCGGACGAGGCGAAGGCAGCCTTCGCGGCGCTGGACTTGGGCGTCGCGACACTGAAGCCTGAGGAGCTGGGCCCAGCGCTCGACGAGCCGCATCCGAGCTGGATGGAGCGCATCGAGACGGAGTGGAAGCGGCGCTATGGGGCGGCGAATTGAGAGACGGTAGAAACCGCGTCGCAGTGGTTTCGGCCGTCCACACCCCCTCTGGCCTGCCGGCCATCTCCCCCTCAAGGGGGAGATTGGCAGCTTCAACGGCATCAGCCATTCTCGAATGTAGGCGACAGGCGAAAGCCCTCGCCTCAGCCGATCTCCCCCTTGAGGGGGAGATGGCCGGCAGGCCAGAGGGGGGTATCGGCGCGAACGACCGGCGATCCGAATCGTTCACCTCTGTATCCCGCATCCTGCCATGCTGACTCGCCTCGGCCCGCCGCTGGCGATCCTACTCTTGACCGGGCCGATCCTGGCGGGGCTGGCTGGGACGTTGCTGCCGGCGTTCGGATACCTGCCGGCGCTCGGTGGGGACGTGGTGTCGCTGGAGCCGTTCCGGCAGCTGGTGGCGGAGCCGGGCATTATGCGGTCGGCGCTGCTCAGCCTCGGCACGGGGCTGGCGGCGACGGCGATCTCGGTGCTGGTGGTGGCGCTGTTTCTTGCCGGGTGGACGGGGACAAAAACCTTCGCGCGCGTGCAGCATCTGATCTCGCCGCTGCTGTCGCTGCCGCATGCGGCGGCGGCGTTCGGGCTGGCGTTCCTGATTGCGCCGTCGGGAATGATCGCGCGGCTGGTCTCGCCCGGCCTGACCGGCTGGGAGCAGCCGCCGGACTTGCTGATCGTCAATGATCCGATGGGACTGTCGCTGGTGGCTGGGCTGGCGGTGAAGGAGATCCCGTTCCTGTTCCTTGTGGCGCTCGCGGCACTCCAGCAGGCGAGCCCGGCGCCGCGGGCGGCGCTGGTGGCCTCGCTGGGCTATGGCAGGGTGGCGGGCTTCCTGTTCTCGACCTGGCCGGCGATCTACCGGCAGATCCGCCTCGCGGTCTTCGCGGTGCTCGCCTTCTCGACCTCGGTGGTCGACGTTGCCGCGATCCTCGGGCCGACCAGCCCGGCGCCGCTCGGCGTGCGGATCGTCGGCTGGATGGCCGATCCGGACCTGTCGATGCGCTTCAAGGCGTCGGCGGGCGCCCTGCTGCAACTCGCCGTCACGGCACTGGCGCTGCTGATCTGGACCGTGGTCGAGCGGGTGACGGCGGACATCCGTGACAGGCTGTGCGAGCAGGGCTGGCGCGCCCGGCGCGACGGCGCGCTGCGCTATGGCGGGCTGGGCGCGATGTCGCTGTCGGGGCTGGTGGTCATGGCCGGGCTGGCGACGCTCGGCATCTGGTCGGTCGCCGGCCTGTGGCAGTTTCCCGATGCGCTGCCTAAGGAATGGACCCTGTCGACCTGGATGAAGGTGCTGCCGCGCGTGGGCGGACCGCTGGCGACGACGCTGATCGTGGCGGCCATCGCGACGGCGATCGCTGTCTGGGTGACGATCCTCTGCCTGATGCGGGAGGACCGAACCGGCCGCGCCGCCGGCCGGGGGGCGCTGGCGATCGTCTACCTGCCGCTGATCGTGCCGCAGGCGGCTTTCCTGTTCGGACTGCAATTGCTGTTCCTGCTGGCGGGCTTCAACGCCTCGCTGCCGGCTCTGGTGCTGGCGCATCTCGTCTTCGTCATGCCCTACGTCTTCCTGTCGCTGTCCGATCCGTGGCGCGCCTACGACCGGCGCTACGACGCGGTCGCGGCCGGGCTCGGCAAGGGCCGGCTGCGCACGCTGCTGTCCGTCCGCCTGCCGATCCTCATGCGGCCGATCCTCGTCGCGGCTGCGGTTGGTTTCGCGGTGTCGATCGGACAGTATCTGCCGACGCTGCTGGTTGCCGGCGGGCGGCTGCCGACGATCACGACCGAGGCTGTGGCGCTTGCGTCGGGCGGCAACCGGCGCGTGATCGGCGTCTATGCCTTCCTCCAGATGCTCCTGCCTGTGATCGGCTTCGCGATTGCCACGCTGGTTCCGGCGCTGCTATGGCGGCGCTTCCGCGCGTTGCGATACTGACGGAACCCGATGTCCGAGAAAGGCCTCATGCTGGATCGCGTGACGATCGCGCTCGGCGGGCGCGTGCTCGTTTCGATCACGCAT contains:
- a CDS encoding ABC transporter substrate-binding protein, with translation MSLLALSGAARAADPDPSDWAKVLAEAKGETVYWNAWGGAENINAYIEWAGDEVEKRYGVKLVHVKLDDTAKAVGTVVAEKAAGRSEGGAVDLIWINGENFASMKREGLLMSPGWAEELPNWRYVDIDNKPTIRTDFTIPVEGLESPWGMAKLVFFHDSARTDAATMPKSADGLLEWAKAHPGRFTYPQPPDFVGSSFLKQVLAEKIADKALLQKPVDEANFAEVTKPLFDYLDALNPLLWRSGKAFPQNYPAMKQLLADYEVDIIFAFNPSEASSAVASGELPDTVRSFTFPRGTLANTHFVAIPFNANAKAGALVLADFLISPEAQARKQDPTVWGDPTVLAVDKLPDEAKAAFAALDLGVATLKPEELGPALDEPHPSWMERIETEWKRRYGAAN
- a CDS encoding ABC transporter permease: MLTRLGPPLAILLLTGPILAGLAGTLLPAFGYLPALGGDVVSLEPFRQLVAEPGIMRSALLSLGTGLAATAISVLVVALFLAGWTGTKTFARVQHLISPLLSLPHAAAAFGLAFLIAPSGMIARLVSPGLTGWEQPPDLLIVNDPMGLSLVAGLAVKEIPFLFLVALAALQQASPAPRAALVASLGYGRVAGFLFSTWPAIYRQIRLAVFAVLAFSTSVVDVAAILGPTSPAPLGVRIVGWMADPDLSMRFKASAGALLQLAVTALALLIWTVVERVTADIRDRLCEQGWRARRDGALRYGGLGAMSLSGLVVMAGLATLGIWSVAGLWQFPDALPKEWTLSTWMKVLPRVGGPLATTLIVAAIATAIAVWVTILCLMREDRTGRAAGRGALAIVYLPLIVPQAAFLFGLQLLFLLAGFNASLPALVLAHLVFVMPYVFLSLSDPWRAYDRRYDAVAAGLGKGRLRTLLSVRLPILMRPILVAAAVGFAVSIGQYLPTLLVAGGRLPTITTEAVALASGGNRRVIGVYAFLQMLLPVIGFAIATLVPALLWRRFRALRY